From the Triticum urartu cultivar G1812 chromosome 4, Tu2.1, whole genome shotgun sequence genome, the window TGGGGCCACATAATCACCTGCCCTGTCCTTTTGTCCTCTACTCTTAATTTAAGGCATGTGCGTAAAGATTTCCTCCGCTTACCTTTATTACGCATATCCGAAACTGGTACGTAATATCTGTACCGATCTGTATCAGCCTGTGTATTTGTAGTGTCAAAATATGTAGCAATAAGAAGTTGTGAGCTAAAAGTAATATGAGATTGAACAAATTAAACCCTCTAAGTAAACTTGGAAAAAATACAATACAGTGGGCGAAGAACCACCAAAGTGACAATTAATTGGAAAAAAAAGGTACTTCGGACATCGGCTGCAGTATTGCAGATGACAGAATGTGATTAAAACATGATAAGAGAGATCTCATATCTCCAAGGATTAAATCACCCAGGCAGAGATGCAAACAGCCAGCAAGGTTCCATAGTGGGGAAATAAACCTTTTCCTGCACATCTAAACAATATATAGAAGACAACACCATTTTATGATCAAGTGTACAAATTCAATTAGAGTTCACAATTTTCGAAGCTGCAGATATATATCTTGTTGCAGTCATGCTTGTGTCTTGCTAGCCTGCGTATTTATCCATTAGTTTTCTATCCCATGTGTGAACTCTTTAGGAATTGATGATAAAAATAATCTGAATGCACATATCGTTACATGTTTTGTGTGCCAATTACCATCTTTTGCACTCCGGTTTCTGCTCGTACTCTTAGCTACAGTGGTCAGAGTGGTGTGTCATTGATGTGATTCACTAATACTGTAATACACTTTCATGCATTTACCATGCAACTCTGTCTAAACTCCTCAGTCCGCACATCATGCTTGACCTGCAGCAATTGGCTCATATCTACCATTTGAATACTCTCTTTTTTCAAGCAACCGGCAAGAGCTCTTCCTTTTCATATAGAGGAGAATTGACCGGTTTATAAGGAAAACCGTCCGAGAACCAACCATTCGAATACTATTACTTTAGAACTTCCTTTGATGTACAGTCAACTCCGTTTATTGGCTATATGTTTTATTGGTCTTTATTTTAGTTAGCGAGCATTCAAATGAAATCTGCACATGTTGAAGGCAACTGTTGATTTCTGCTAGCTTAGCTTTATAGATTTGTGCCGTCTGTGTAGTGTTATTTCATACCGCTATCTTGCTTTGCAGCATACAAAAGGATCCTGCCGAGCGGATGTCTGCTTCAGAACTCTTGGTGAGCATTCCCTTCCACTTGACAACTTGTTGTAGCATGTTCAACTAACCGTGGCACCATTTGATTCTGCCGACTAGTGTGTGTGTGCTGAATCGTCGTTATGTTCTGTGTTGTTGTCGCAGAACCACGCCTTCATCAAGAAGTTTGAGGACAAGGACCTAGACCTCCGGATCCTTGTCGAGAGCCTGGAGCAGCCCATGAACGTGCCCGAGTGAGGCCGTCGCTCGTAGAGGTGAGGCTTTGTGGCGACTTTCTTCCAGGGCTGCCCTCCCGAACGGCAATCGTGTATTGCTGTGAACCTGATGAATGAGTGACCCCCCACCCCTGTATGTTGATGTTTATGTTGGAAAGATTCCCAGAGGATTCTCATGGACTATTAATGTATGGTTAATGGATGAAGGCCCTTTTGTTGCGTGTCTTGCTATGAATGAATGGATCTGGTGTGGCTAGTTGCTTGTGGTGTGGTGCATGAGAATGGAAGGAACCGTGATGTTGCTGCCGTTCGTGCGTTGCGGCGCGGCGCGGTCCGGTTTATGTGGTGGTTTGTGCTGGGGGTGCAACCTTGGTTGCGCCCTGGGAACGACCCTGTGGTTTTTGCTAGTGGTATTATACCCTGACTGCTGCCATGGTTACCAGGCAGAGTAAACAGGATTTAAGCTGGCTGAGAAGTTTAGGATCAGGCGGCTGGATTTTCATTTTTGGTTTGCACCGAAGCAACGACGGGTCCACACCACAGCACAAAGGAACCACTTGGGGGGCACCAGTCGCTGTATGGCTGTATGTTTTACTGTTGGGATAGCAAGTGCGATTAGCCATATCGTGATGTCAAGAAGTAGAATCCTTGCTTAAGTCTGCTTCTATTACGACAGTCCTTGGCTggatcttcttcttcttcttcttattacTACTACTCCCCTCGTTCACTTTTATAAGTTGTTTTAGACAAGTGAAATTGAGCTGTTTTGCACGGTGTCTGAAACATCTACCAAGCCTTATAAAaatgaacagagggagtatgttTTACTGTTGCTTCATATCATCATGAAGTCGAAGGAAGGACCGGAATATCTACCGAACGTcagatttttctttttagacaTGACGAATCAAATCGAATGTTTCTTCAAGAGAAACTATGTATGCAAGCTACAAATAAATTTGCCATCATTCATGCTAATATAATAAAATGACATGGAAAACGTGTTTATCGTTTTCGTTCTTGCAGTGGGGAAGCAGCACCGACTGCGTAACGAGTGGAGGGTGCCCGTCCGGCTGGTGTGGAGGAGGGCGTGAGGAGGTGTGGTGCGGtcgctggctggctggctggcagGATCGTGGAGGCCGGACGGCGGCAGGCGGGATCCGGGACAGccgcgcgggcggcgagggcCGTGCTGCCGGGAGGGAGCCAGGCCGGGCGGGCGGTGGACGGACATAAATCCGGCGCCGCGAGTCCTGTGATCCTCCGGAATGGACGGGTGAGCGAGCCCCCACCGCCTGCCACCGGCACGTACCGTACGCACCTACGGGGCCAGCCCGCCGCACACGCCCAGGCCCCGCTCCGCGCGTTAACCTCCGTGGCCGTTCCCACTCCACTCCACTCCTCGGCGGTAAAAGTTTGTGTTTTGACCCTTTTTTAAAACCTATTCAAGATCTAACCctattttgaattttttttcgaGATCTGATCATTTTGCTACCGTCAGAGTCCATGACGGTAAGGTGTAACACCGTCAGGGACCTTGGCGGTAGGAAACATCCTTACCGCCAAACATACTGGCGGTAGTCTATAAAACCCTATCGTCAAAGTGCTTTACAGTAGACACGAGCACGTACTATATTCAACACTTAAAAGAATTTTACGGTAGAGCATGCAACCTTACCATCAGGGACCTTGACGATAGGCTGTTAGACCCTATCATCATGAACCTTGGCCGTAGCAAAAGGACCAGATCTTAAAATTATATCAGACTAGGGTCAGATCTCGAATAGATACCCGAAATTTGGCGCTCCTCGGCGGCGACAAACTCGCATTTCCTGGCCGCCCGCCGGCCGGCCGGATACCTCGTCTCCATCCCATCCGCCGGCGCTCCGCTCCACTCCCGGCCACTTGGTTCGGCCTTTTCCTACCGTTTGTGTCGTGTTCGTTGGTTTCCCCACGCCGCACGCGCCGGAAGGAAGCAACCCAACCCCGAAAGTCGCTTTTCCCACTCGCCAGGCCAGGCTAGGCTAGGGTTTTTCTTCCTTTCTTTCTTTTCGGAGGCCTTTCCGGCCAGCCATGTCCCTGTCCATGTCGTCGTCGCCCCCTCTTGCGCTTCTGCTTCCGCTTGTCCCCCCACCCTGCCTCACTCGCTGACTCACCCGCcgcgctctctctctctctttcttcgGGAGCTTCCACTCCGGGCCCAATGGACGAGGAGGAGGGCCCGCACCCGCTGCCGCTGCCGGAGCCGGGGCCGGAGGTGGGGGCGGAGGAGCCGGCGGCCGGCCGGCGCTGCGGCCGCCACCCGGACCAGCCCCTCACGGGCGTCTGCTCCGCCTGCCTCGTCGAGCGCCTCTCCTCCGTCCGCAGCCCCGCCCACCCCGAGATCCTCGAGgtcgccaccacctcctcctccctcaACCCCGACGCCCgccccgcccccctccccctccccgtCCCCGCTCCCGGCGACCAAGAAGACCAGGGCAAGCTGCGGAGGACGCTCATGCTGCTCTTCCAAATGGACGACTccggcgccgccgccgaccgccgtcCGCCCGACGCCAAAGATCCCGGGGCATCAGAGGCGGGCCACCCCGGAGGAGCACGCGGGAGTCGTTGGAAGGGCGCCTCCTGGCTCAGGGCCATCCTGCCCAGGCGTgggccgcggcggcgcggcgccaaagagggcgaggaggaggaggagccctCGCGCCCGTCCGGGGCGGTGGATCCCCTTCCGGGAGATGTCGGCGGggccccgtcgccgccgctggTGGAGCGGAGGGCCAGCTTCCGCCGCTCCTGCGAGTGGATGATCTGCCGGGAGCCGCCGCCCGGCGGCAGGGGGGGCTCCTCCCTGGACCCGCCCCGCCACTCCTGGGACGGCTCCATGGTGGGCAGGGCCTTCGCCTGCTCCTTCGCGTGCCTAGAGGAGCCCTCCGATGGCGTCACCAGGGTCAGGCACAGCAATGCAGAGGAACCGGCCGGGGAGCGCCCTGCTGCCGGGGTGGCATCCGAGAGCAGGAACGGGGGGCATTCCGCCGATGTGGCCGGCGGCGAGGGGCCGAGGTTCAGGGAGAGGAGGAGCTGCAGTGACGCCGGCCCGGAGATAACCGCGTCAGCCTCAGGTGTCCGGCGCCGGAGGTCCAACAGGTGGAGCAGGGTGTGGGATCGCAGCATCACGAGTCCACTCAAGGAGTTCGTGAGGAAGGGGGAGCACGCTCTTGACCGGTCCTTCTCGGAGTCGAGGAGGGAAACCAGGAGGTGCAAAAATGGGGAGACGACAGACATCGAAAATGGCGAAATTCACCATGGCCGCAACGGGTCGGCACTTCCTGGCAGAGCAAGCCAGAGCACAAGCAGAAGATCACAAGCTCACACGGCTAATGGGGAGGAGCAGAATTTCCGCACGGATTGGCTCAGGAACAAGGAATGCAGGATCAGCAGGAGCAGGAGCGTGCATTACACTTCTCCTGGGAACTTCGATAATGGGATGCTGCGGTTTTACCTGACGCCGATGAGGAGCAACAGAGCCGCAAACAGGGGGAGGAGGAGAAGCTCGCGCTTGTTTGGAAGAGGACTTTTTGGTTTCGTTTGAGTGGCTCAGGTTGAATGCCATACATTTTAGAAGATGGCAGCAGCACAAGCAACTTTTTCTTCAGAATCTACTTGGTTTCTTAGAAGTGGCTAACTCTGTAAGTTGTTCAGCAGCTACATTCTTTCTGCAGTACATTATTAAGCCCAACTTAGAGTCAGGAAGATTTAGCTTAAGTTGCAGATTTGCTGCTGCTCTGTTCTTTTAAGACATTGCTTATAGATGGAATCAGGACTGTGCTGTCCAGATTAGTGTATCAGGTGTAATTATTTACATTATAATAATATTCGTATCAATTCTTCCAATCAGTAAAGGTATATACTGTTCTAAACTTGTAACATGTTGTTGCCTCCAAAACATATGCCATATGCCTATCCATGGACAAGATCACGAGCCAGAGAACTTTCAGCTGCTGTGTCTCATTATTAGAAATAGCCACATATGGCCCATATGCTACACAGCTTACACAGAGAAGGGAATAATATAAGCTGTGTATGAACTTTCCTGCTCTGCAACTCTTGCACTTTTGTTGTTAGTTTCTGTTTCCTATATTTTGTAGACTGCCTGTTAACCACTGGTCCAtgctgttcattgctctataaaTGACATTGAGGCTGCACTGGTGTGGTCCTTACAGAAGGCATGAGAGTTCTCAATggtggggtccttgtgccaaatgATTCCATATGTATCCCCAACTTCAGTCAGTGTATTCACATCTTTAACTTGTCTAGGTAAGGATACAGTATAAACCGATTGGCACTCGTGTATTTTGTTTTAGTCTAGGAAACAGGCATTTGAAGGTCTTGCCTGTATATGTTTGCTCTTGCTAGATCAGCTAGCTATGTAGGGCCACTTTTTGAGGACATTTATCTGTTCTTGTTTTCTTTGCGCAACGCCTGAATTATGATCCTTGAGAGTTCAGACTATTCAATTCTTAAACAGGCTGAATATTTGCGATGGTACTTTATCCCTACCTATCATCGCCAGTGAAGTACTGTTCTAAACTTGAAACATGTTGCTGAAACATGTACTAGCATATACAGTATCTATCTTTGGGCAAGTTCACAAACATGCAGCCCATATGCTACAATTTACTCAAAAGAAGGCAACAATAAGCTGTGTATGGACGTTCATGTTTTGCAACTCTTCCTCTTTGTTAGTTTTTCCGTTTCCTATATTTGAAGACCGTTAACACACTCCATTGCAGCCACTGGTCCATGCCCTTGCCTGCTCTATAAATGGCATTGAGGCTGCACTGATGTGGTCCTTACCAAGGGCATGAGAGTTCTCAATGGTGGGTGTCCTCTCCTTGAGGTAAATGATTCCATATGTGCCCCAACTTGAGTGCATTCCCATCTTTAACTTGGCCAGATAAGGTTAAAGTGTGAGCCACATCTGCACCGCTGTTTTATTTTTCGTAGGAAGCGGAAATTTCAAAAGGTCGGGTTGCATATGTTTGGTTCACTCTGGCTAGACCAGCTATGGCCATCAGTTGCGGACTTTTAGTATCTGTTGAAGTTCCTTGTTTCATAGAGATTTCAGACTGCTGTGTTCTTAAACAGGATGGATGGATGTGGATACTGTAATATCACAGATCTGTTGCTCCCTGTTTAATGATTTGTGATTGTGATGATACCTTGTCGCCTTCTCTTTCATCATATAGATATATAAAGTGTCTCAactttagtacaactttgtaccaAGACATTTATTTTGGGACGGATGGAGTAATCTGGTAAGTTGTCTACCAAGGTTTTAAATAGTTCTGGCAGCAGAGAAGTAGCATATGAATGTAAAGGAGCTGGATGAATCAACAGCTCAAGGTTTTGGTGGATCAAATCAAAGGTGTGTTTTGTTCTGGCAGAATTGTTCCATTCTTGGTACGCACTCCCTCCgtcgttccaaaataagtgtcgcgGTTTTAGTTCAGTTTTGTGCTAAAGCCACGacacttatttttggaacggaggAAGTAAGTTCTAAGCCTCTAAGGCTTGTTCTTGCATGGAAGATTCAGACATGTTTGCCTTTTTTTGGGGGATGTTGACATCGTTTGCCTTTGGATCTGAATGAAAAGAAGTTTGCTACTGGTAGTCGTTTTTGTCAACAAATGCGGGCCATCTTTTTCTTTGCAGCTAAGTGTCAGTGAACTTGTCCAACTGCTCTGCACATGCAATTTTGCATCTTCAGTCCAGAGAGCTCAGAGAACTTTCAGCTGTTGTGGCCCATATGCTACAGTCTGCACAAAGAAGGCAATAATAAGCCGCGCATGAACTTTCCTGCTCTGCAGCTCTTGCCTTTTGTTGTTGGTTTGTGTTTcctactactccctctgtaaactaatataagagcgtttagatcactactttagtgatctataAACGTTCTTTATATTTCTTTAGGGAGGGAGTATATTTGAAGACTGACCCTTAACCGCTGGTACATGTCATTCGTTTCTCTATAAAAATGGCACTGAGACTGCACTGATGTGATGTGGTCCTTACCATAGGCACGAGAGATTCTCAATGGTTGGGTCATTGTGCCAAATGATTCCCCCAACTTCAGTCAGTGTATTCCCACTTTTTTTCACTTGTCTAGATAAGATACAGTATTGCGTTTTTCTGTCTAGGAAACAGAGATTGCATATCTATATGTTGGTCCATTCTTGCTAGACTTTCAGTATCTTTTGAAGCTCCTCGTTTTCATACTGGTGCAACACCTACGAAATTATGATCCATCCGAGTTCAGACTGCTGGAGATTATCATTTTTAGAGCAATCCAGGTTTTACTACGCAATGCTGGATTACACTCTGAAGGCAAAGATGCAGCCAGGAAATCAGGCATTGCATCATAGCATTGCCCAACACTGGTGCTAAGAACCACCGAATTTCCTTGGTGCCAGATGTAgagaagcttgaaggagcaagaCCTTATTCGGTCCATTCAGGATATGAACGCCAGAGATCAAGGGTGTTGGCACTTGGCACTGTCTGTTTCCTGAAGGCCTTTAGCAGAAGCTTGTTCCAGAGATGATCGATGATGCGTTCTTAAACAGGATGGATATAATTAACAACACATATCCGTTGCTCCCCGTTTCATAATTTGTGACTGTTCTTAAAAAAAGTTTGACTTGGGACAAACCCAGAAGCTCAAGTATTTTGGAACAGAGGAAGTGCTTCGCATGTTTATTGTTTACATAATAAGTAAGTATAAACCAAGAACCTTTGTAAATTTGATTTTTCATTAtttgtttttgttgtttttaagCACCCATTTATGAATTTGTTTTGGCACGGTTTCTGCAGCAACGCGGGTTGGGCATTATGTACTTGATACTCAAAAGAAGTGAAGTGATCTGGAGTCGAAATTGATGCACCATATCCCACTTCATACTGACATCAGTAATGCTGACCATCTAGTTTGTAAGGTTGAGGATAATACTTGTGACACGCTTCTGACAGGCTCATGGGTGCGTTGACTCTAGCCTGCTGTGTAACGATAACTGCATGCGCCAAATTAGGAACCAGTCCTCCAAGCCCACATCAAAGAAGGGAGGAAACCCCTGTGAAATTGACCCTGTCCCATTTTGGTTCTTCTCTAGTCCTCATATATATTGACACTACGAAATCTCTACCTGTCATTCACAATGAATTTTTTTGTTCTTCAAAATGATATTGTTGAACTATATATTATTTATGTTCGacaataaaataaaaataatttaGTGAATTTATTGTAGCACCTGaaattttttttttgagaaagtTCACGAAAATCTAATTGTACGTCTTTCATTATTTTGTACGTCCTTAAATTATAAGCTACTCTCTCCGCCCCACAATCTAAGATGCTTTTGCAAGCTGTTTTAgcttgtactccctctgtaaattaatataagagcgtttagaatatttatagtattctaaacgctcttatattaatttacagagggagtagcttgcaaaaacgtcttatattacgAGACGGAGAAAGTATTTTTTGTGATGGGCATATATAGTAAACTAGATACGGAAGGCCTCTTTGTGTATTCTAGTATCTAGTTTAAGCGGAGACTGCAGCGCCGGAGCGGAGTCGCGCAAGAAAAGCCACCgtacccacctcagttggagccACGAATTCTTGGGGAGAAGATAATAAAAGGACGGAAGGCGACTCCCACCCAGCCAGCACGTTCCTTGGAAGGCTCCTCCCTCCAGTGAGGTGCCAATGGGCTCGTCTCCAGCTCCAGGTAATTCCATCCACCAAACCAAACTCGAGATGCATTGTATGATCATTGGTTGAGGTTCCTTCCTACATCGATCCAATCCTGACACCTTTTTGCTCTCGATCGATGTTGTGCCAAACGCACCACGTACGTGCAGATGATGCCATGAGGCAGCATCTGCTGGACGTGGACGTGGACGGCGGCGACGGGCCCAAGATACGGGTGCGCGGGCTGACGCTGCGGCCGCCGGGGCCGGACGGCGAGCCGACCGTGCCCGGGTCCGACCTGGACGTGCCGCGCGGGGTGGTGATGGGCGTCATCGGCCCCAGCGGCAGCGGCAAGTCCACGCTGCTCCGCACCCTCAACCGCCTCTGGGAGCCCGCCCCCGGCGCCGTCACCCTCGACGGCGCCGACATCCGCGGCCTCGACGTCCTCGCGCTCCGCCGCAGGGTCGGCATGCTCTTCCAGCTCCCCGCCATGTTCCACGGTACGCATCTGCCATTCAAATGCTCCATCGTTGACTTCAATTGCATGCTGGATCTGCGGCTCTGTCTGATCTGATGTGAACCATCTGCGCTGCTGCTGTGCTGCAGGAACGGTGGCGGACAACGTGCGGTACGGCCCGCGGCTGCGCGGCGAGACGCTGACCGACGCGCAGGTGGAGGAGCTGCTGGGCCTGTCGGACCTGGACCCCGCCCTGGCCTCCCGGCCGGCGTCGGAGCTGTCCGTCGGCCAGGCGCAACGCGTCGCCCTGGCCCGCACCCTCGCCAACGACCCGGAGGTGCTGCTGCTGGACGAGCCGACGAGCGCGCTGGACCCCATCTCCACGCAGAACATCGAGGAGGCCATCGTGCGGCTGAAGAAGGCGCGGGGGATCACCACGGTGATCGTCTCGCACAGCGTGAGGCAGATCCAGCGGATCGCCGACCTCGTGTGCCTCGTCGTCGACGGCGTCGTCGTGGAGGTGCTCCCGCCGTCCGACCTGTCCCAAGCCAAGCACCTCATGGCCCGACGCTTCCTGGAGCTCAGCTAGTTGAATGTTTGTTTGACTTTGGTCGCCGACTACACTGTTGAGTCTGTCTGACCTTGCTTAATTCGGACATGTCGCTTCAATCTTGCTACCACGACGAACGCTGTGTGCGATCTGCATAAATGTACTTCTCTTTTTGAGATAGCATAAATGTACTTTTGGTGTGTCTCGTAGACTGATGGAGCGAGAGAGGATTTTCTAGCTCTATACCTATACGGTCTATACCATACGAAGTAATTGATTTATTTATGGACGCCGATAACTGCCACACGATGTAGTGTATTGGGTGGTTGTGCCGCACGGCTCGTGTGGCATGGAGAAGAACCCGCCCGCATGACCGCGCCCGGGCGCGCGCAGCCATAGCCCGCACGTCCGGTGTGTGGCAAAACCGCCCACATGTCTGGGCCAAACGACCGCGCTGCCCGCACGACCCAGCACGCCCGCCGTCCCGGGCTCCTTCCGATCCACAGTCCGCCCTGCCGCCATTGTCTCGCACCTCTCGATCCCCTACCTCCGTCGACTTCCTTCTCTGGTTGCCATGGGCAACCAGAGCAGATCCCTAGCGCCTTCCCCCCGCtaaccacccccccccccccccccccccccccccccccccccccccccccccccccccccaagacGACGAGCTAAAACAGGTGGATCTCCGATCTCCTTCTGTTTCTCGACCTTCTTTTGTCCAAAAATCTAAAATTGCAAATTTGCCCATGAAGATGGCGACTGGATCCATGCTATCAGGGCAAACACCCCATGAATTTGTGTGTCTTTTCATTTACCCACCAACATACGCCAGATCTGCCATATACTATGCTAGACTTGTGCCAAGCTTCTGGGTTGGCTTGATGCGAGTAGTTGGTAATGAAGCATGCGTAGAAATCACTATAAAATAGGGAGAGAAAGGAGGAATTTGGCATGGGGAGGGAGGAAAAATAATTGCCACTTGTATCTAACGTCAGTTGCCATCTATCGTTGTCCATAGTTGCCACCATGTTATCTTATTGCTTGCCATCCTATTTTATTTTCTGTTGCCATCGCTTCAAAATGATGGATGGCATCCAGAATTCAGAAAAGAGAATGGATGTGCATGTCCTACTTTCCATGAGGTGTTGGTTGCCTATGCAAGAAATGTTATGAGATTGTCGTGTTATCTTCTACATGCAAACAACAAGAACGCTTTTTGCGGATTGTTGATGCGTTCTTCTTCATGCAGTGACTAAAAGCACCGTGACAGAAAA encodes:
- the LOC125552913 gene encoding translation initiation factor IF-2-like yields the protein MDEEEGPHPLPLPEPGPEVGAEEPAAGRRCGRHPDQPLTGVCSACLVERLSSVRSPAHPEILEVATTSSSLNPDARPAPLPLPVPAPGDQEDQGKLRRTLMLLFQMDDSGAAADRRPPDAKDPGASEAGHPGGARGSRWKGASWLRAILPRRGPRRRGAKEGEEEEEPSRPSGAVDPLPGDVGGAPSPPLVERRASFRRSCEWMICREPPPGGRGGSSLDPPRHSWDGSMVGRAFACSFACLEEPSDGVTRVRHSNAEEPAGERPAAGVASESRNGGHSADVAGGEGPRFRERRSCSDAGPEITASASGVRRRRSNRWSRVWDRSITSPLKEFVRKGEHALDRSFSESRRETRRCKNGETTDIENGEIHHGRNGSALPGRASQSTSRRSQAHTANGEEQNFRTDWLRNKECRISRSRSVHYTSPGNFDNGMLRFYLTPMRSNRAANRGRRRSSRLFGRGLFGFV
- the LOC125554274 gene encoding protein STAR1-like isoform X1, with translation MLCQTHHVRADDAMRQHLLDVDVDGGDGPKIRVRGLTLRPPGPDGEPTVPGSDLDVPRGVVMGVIGPSGSGKSTLLRTLNRLWEPAPGAVTLDGADIRGLDVLALRRRVGMLFQLPAMFHGTVADNVRYGPRLRGETLTDAQVEELLGLSDLDPALASRPASELSVGQAQRVALARTLANDPEVLLLDEPTSALDPISTQNIEEAIVRLKKARGITTVIVSHSVRQIQRIADLVCLVVDGVVVEVLPPSDLSQAKHLMARRFLELS
- the LOC125554274 gene encoding protein STAR1-like isoform X2, with translation MGSSPAPDDAMRQHLLDVDVDGGDGPKIRVRGLTLRPPGPDGEPTVPGSDLDVPRGVVMGVIGPSGSGKSTLLRTLNRLWEPAPGAVTLDGADIRGLDVLALRRRVGMLFQLPAMFHGTVADNVRYGPRLRGETLTDAQVEELLGLSDLDPALASRPASELSVGQAQRVALARTLANDPEVLLLDEPTSALDPISTQNIEEAIVRLKKARGITTVIVSHSVRQIQRIADLVCLVVDGVVVEVLPPSDLSQAKHLMARRFLELS